A genomic segment from Leopardus geoffroyi isolate Oge1 chromosome A2, O.geoffroyi_Oge1_pat1.0, whole genome shotgun sequence encodes:
- the PALM gene encoding paralemmin-1 isoform X5, with amino-acid sequence MEVLAAETTSQQERLQAIAEKRRWQAEMESKRRQLEDDRRQLQHLKSKALRERWLLGETSSASQGDEDMRRQMQEDEQRARLLEGSISRLQKEIEVLENAGPLATAAGDGAAAPSPAKDEKTEVALDSRQAPVGTPKAHIELVSARGSVEGGPPAGTGEKGVSNTPVRTVEGSTMMKAAMYSVEITVEKDKVTGETRVLSSTTLLPREPLPQGIKVYEDETKVVHAVDGTAENGIHPLSSSEVDELIHKADEVTLSEAGSAAGAAEARGAPKEAAQSTPSRREITGVQAQPGEATSGPPGIQPGQEPPVTMIFMGYQNVEDEAESQKVLGLQGTITAELVVIEDAAELKEPAPPNGSAAEPPAAAASREENQVGPEAPASDPQDLDTKKQRCKCCSIM; translated from the exons GGTCCTGGCGGCAGAGACCACATCCCAGCAGGAGCGGCTCCAGGCCATTGCA GAGAAGCGGAGGTGGCAGGCGGAGATGGAAAGCAAGCGTCGGCAGCTGGAGGACGACCGTCGGCAGCTACAGCACCTGAAG TCCAAGGCGTTGCGGGAGCGCTGGCTGCTGGGGGAGACGTCCTCAGCATCCCAGGGGGACGAGGACATGCGGAGACAGATGCAGGAGGACGAGCAGAGGGCGCGGCTGCTGGAGGGGTCCATCTCCAG acTCCAGAAGGAGATTGAGGTGCTGGAGAACGCGGGCCCGCTCGCCACCGCTGCTGGAGACGGCGCCGCAGCCCCGAGCCCGGCCAAGGACGAGAAGACGGAGGTGGCCCTAGATTCTCGGCAG GCCCCGGTGGGCACGCCCAAAG cacatattGAATTAGTATCCGCACGTGGGAGCGTGGAAGGAGGGCCACCAGCCGGGACTGGAG AGAAAGGAGTCTCCAACACCCCTGTGAGGACGGTCGAAGGCTCCACCATGATGAAAGCAG CCATGTACTCGGTCGAGATCACGGTGGAGAAGGACAAGGTGACGGGGGAGACCCGGGTGCTGTCCAGCACCACCTTGCTCCCTCGGGAGCCGCTCCCTCAGGGCATCAAGGTGTACGAAGACGAGACCAAAG tGGTCCACGCTGTGGACGGCACCGCGGAGAACGGGATCCACCCGCTGAGCTCCTCCGAGGTAGACGAGCTCATCCACAAGGCCGACGAGGTCACGCTGAGCGAGGCGGGCtccgcggcgggggcggcggaGGCCCGGGGGGCGCCCAAGGAGGCGGCGCAGAGCACCCCGTCCAGGCGGGAGATCACCGGCGTGCAGGCCCAGCCGGGGGAGGCCACGTCGGGCCCGCCGGGCATCCAGCCCGGCCAGGAGCCCCCGGTCACCATGATCTTCATGGGCTACCAGAACGTGGAGGACGAGGCCGAGAGCCAGAAggtgctggggctgcagggcACCATCACGGCCGAGCTGGTGGTCATCGAGGACGCCGCGGAGCTCAAGGAGCCCGCCCCGCCCAACGGCAGCGCGGCCgagccccccgccgccgccgcctcccgggaGGAGAACCAGGTGGGGCCCGAGGCCCCCGCCAGCGACCCCCAGGACCTGGACACCAAGAAGCAGCGTTGTAAATGCTGCTCTATCATGTga
- the PALM gene encoding paralemmin-1 isoform X6, translating into MAACLLGCGPSFRPLLPLPCGALCALGSRWLYAPRPAPLSSWWVPGGRVAAGKGVLAAETTSQQERLQAIAEKRRWQAEMESKRRQLEDDRRQLQHLKSKALRERWLLGETSSASQGDEDMRRQMQEDEQRARLLEGSISRLQKEIEVLENAGPLATAAGDGAAAPSPAKDEKTEVALDSRQAPVGTPKEKGVSNTPVRTVEGSTMMKAVVHAVDGTAENGIHPLSSSEVDELIHKADEVTLSEAGSAAGAAEARGAPKEAAQSTPSRREITGVQAQPGEATSGPPGIQPGQEPPVTMIFMGYQNVEDEAESQKVLGLQGTITAELVVIEDAAELKEPAPPNGSAAEPPAAAASREENQVGPEAPASDPQDLDTKKQRCKCCSIM; encoded by the exons ATGGCCGCCTGCCTGCTGGGGTGCGGACCCAGCTTTAGGCCgctgctgcctctgccctgcGGGGCCCTGTGCGCGCTGGGGTCTCGGTGGCTGTATGCCCCTCGCCCAGCTCCACTGTCTTCCTGGTGGGTCCCTGGAGGCCGCGTGGCAGCTGGGAAAGG GGTCCTGGCGGCAGAGACCACATCCCAGCAGGAGCGGCTCCAGGCCATTGCA GAGAAGCGGAGGTGGCAGGCGGAGATGGAAAGCAAGCGTCGGCAGCTGGAGGACGACCGTCGGCAGCTACAGCACCTGAAG TCCAAGGCGTTGCGGGAGCGCTGGCTGCTGGGGGAGACGTCCTCAGCATCCCAGGGGGACGAGGACATGCGGAGACAGATGCAGGAGGACGAGCAGAGGGCGCGGCTGCTGGAGGGGTCCATCTCCAG acTCCAGAAGGAGATTGAGGTGCTGGAGAACGCGGGCCCGCTCGCCACCGCTGCTGGAGACGGCGCCGCAGCCCCGAGCCCGGCCAAGGACGAGAAGACGGAGGTGGCCCTAGATTCTCGGCAG GCCCCGGTGGGCACGCCCAAAG AGAAAGGAGTCTCCAACACCCCTGTGAGGACGGTCGAAGGCTCCACCATGATGAAAGCAG tGGTCCACGCTGTGGACGGCACCGCGGAGAACGGGATCCACCCGCTGAGCTCCTCCGAGGTAGACGAGCTCATCCACAAGGCCGACGAGGTCACGCTGAGCGAGGCGGGCtccgcggcgggggcggcggaGGCCCGGGGGGCGCCCAAGGAGGCGGCGCAGAGCACCCCGTCCAGGCGGGAGATCACCGGCGTGCAGGCCCAGCCGGGGGAGGCCACGTCGGGCCCGCCGGGCATCCAGCCCGGCCAGGAGCCCCCGGTCACCATGATCTTCATGGGCTACCAGAACGTGGAGGACGAGGCCGAGAGCCAGAAggtgctggggctgcagggcACCATCACGGCCGAGCTGGTGGTCATCGAGGACGCCGCGGAGCTCAAGGAGCCCGCCCCGCCCAACGGCAGCGCGGCCgagccccccgccgccgccgcctcccgggaGGAGAACCAGGTGGGGCCCGAGGCCCCCGCCAGCGACCCCCAGGACCTGGACACCAAGAAGCAGCGTTGTAAATGCTGCTCTATCATGTga
- the PALM gene encoding paralemmin-1 isoform X4 — MAACLLGCGPSFRPLLPLPCGALCALGSRWLYAPRPAPLSSWWVPGGRVAAGKGVLAAETTSQQERLQAIAEKRRWQAEMESKRRQLEDDRRQLQHLKSKALRERWLLGETSSASQGDEDMRRQMQEDEQRARLLEGSISRLQKEIEVLENAGPLATAAGDGAAAPSPAKDEKTEVALDSRQAPVGTPKAHIELVSARGSVEGGPPAGTGEKGVSNTPVRTVEGSTMMKAVVHAVDGTAENGIHPLSSSEVDELIHKADEVTLSEAGSAAGAAEARGAPKEAAQSTPSRREITGVQAQPGEATSGPPGIQPGQEPPVTMIFMGYQNVEDEAESQKVLGLQGTITAELVVIEDAAELKEPAPPNGSAAEPPAAAASREENQVGPEAPASDPQDLDTKKQRCKCCSIM; from the exons ATGGCCGCCTGCCTGCTGGGGTGCGGACCCAGCTTTAGGCCgctgctgcctctgccctgcGGGGCCCTGTGCGCGCTGGGGTCTCGGTGGCTGTATGCCCCTCGCCCAGCTCCACTGTCTTCCTGGTGGGTCCCTGGAGGCCGCGTGGCAGCTGGGAAAGG GGTCCTGGCGGCAGAGACCACATCCCAGCAGGAGCGGCTCCAGGCCATTGCA GAGAAGCGGAGGTGGCAGGCGGAGATGGAAAGCAAGCGTCGGCAGCTGGAGGACGACCGTCGGCAGCTACAGCACCTGAAG TCCAAGGCGTTGCGGGAGCGCTGGCTGCTGGGGGAGACGTCCTCAGCATCCCAGGGGGACGAGGACATGCGGAGACAGATGCAGGAGGACGAGCAGAGGGCGCGGCTGCTGGAGGGGTCCATCTCCAG acTCCAGAAGGAGATTGAGGTGCTGGAGAACGCGGGCCCGCTCGCCACCGCTGCTGGAGACGGCGCCGCAGCCCCGAGCCCGGCCAAGGACGAGAAGACGGAGGTGGCCCTAGATTCTCGGCAG GCCCCGGTGGGCACGCCCAAAG cacatattGAATTAGTATCCGCACGTGGGAGCGTGGAAGGAGGGCCACCAGCCGGGACTGGAG AGAAAGGAGTCTCCAACACCCCTGTGAGGACGGTCGAAGGCTCCACCATGATGAAAGCAG tGGTCCACGCTGTGGACGGCACCGCGGAGAACGGGATCCACCCGCTGAGCTCCTCCGAGGTAGACGAGCTCATCCACAAGGCCGACGAGGTCACGCTGAGCGAGGCGGGCtccgcggcgggggcggcggaGGCCCGGGGGGCGCCCAAGGAGGCGGCGCAGAGCACCCCGTCCAGGCGGGAGATCACCGGCGTGCAGGCCCAGCCGGGGGAGGCCACGTCGGGCCCGCCGGGCATCCAGCCCGGCCAGGAGCCCCCGGTCACCATGATCTTCATGGGCTACCAGAACGTGGAGGACGAGGCCGAGAGCCAGAAggtgctggggctgcagggcACCATCACGGCCGAGCTGGTGGTCATCGAGGACGCCGCGGAGCTCAAGGAGCCCGCCCCGCCCAACGGCAGCGCGGCCgagccccccgccgccgccgcctcccgggaGGAGAACCAGGTGGGGCCCGAGGCCCCCGCCAGCGACCCCCAGGACCTGGACACCAAGAAGCAGCGTTGTAAATGCTGCTCTATCATGTga
- the PALM gene encoding paralemmin-1 isoform X2: MAACLLGCGPSFRPLLPLPCGALCALGSRWLYAPRPAPLSSWVLAAETTSQQERLQAIAEKRRWQAEMESKRRQLEDDRRQLQHLKSKALRERWLLGETSSASQGDEDMRRQMQEDEQRARLLEGSISRLQKEIEVLENAGPLATAAGDGAAAPSPAKDEKTEVALDSRQAPVGTPKAHIELVSARGSVEGGPPAGTGEKGVSNTPVRTVEGSTMMKAAMYSVEITVEKDKVTGETRVLSSTTLLPREPLPQGIKVYEDETKVVHAVDGTAENGIHPLSSSEVDELIHKADEVTLSEAGSAAGAAEARGAPKEAAQSTPSRREITGVQAQPGEATSGPPGIQPGQEPPVTMIFMGYQNVEDEAESQKVLGLQGTITAELVVIEDAAELKEPAPPNGSAAEPPAAAASREENQVGPEAPASDPQDLDTKKQRCKCCSIM, translated from the exons ATGGCCGCCTGCCTGCTGGGGTGCGGACCCAGCTTTAGGCCgctgctgcctctgccctgcGGGGCCCTGTGCGCGCTGGGGTCTCGGTGGCTGTATGCCCCTCGCCCAGCTCCACTGTCTTCCTG GGTCCTGGCGGCAGAGACCACATCCCAGCAGGAGCGGCTCCAGGCCATTGCA GAGAAGCGGAGGTGGCAGGCGGAGATGGAAAGCAAGCGTCGGCAGCTGGAGGACGACCGTCGGCAGCTACAGCACCTGAAG TCCAAGGCGTTGCGGGAGCGCTGGCTGCTGGGGGAGACGTCCTCAGCATCCCAGGGGGACGAGGACATGCGGAGACAGATGCAGGAGGACGAGCAGAGGGCGCGGCTGCTGGAGGGGTCCATCTCCAG acTCCAGAAGGAGATTGAGGTGCTGGAGAACGCGGGCCCGCTCGCCACCGCTGCTGGAGACGGCGCCGCAGCCCCGAGCCCGGCCAAGGACGAGAAGACGGAGGTGGCCCTAGATTCTCGGCAG GCCCCGGTGGGCACGCCCAAAG cacatattGAATTAGTATCCGCACGTGGGAGCGTGGAAGGAGGGCCACCAGCCGGGACTGGAG AGAAAGGAGTCTCCAACACCCCTGTGAGGACGGTCGAAGGCTCCACCATGATGAAAGCAG CCATGTACTCGGTCGAGATCACGGTGGAGAAGGACAAGGTGACGGGGGAGACCCGGGTGCTGTCCAGCACCACCTTGCTCCCTCGGGAGCCGCTCCCTCAGGGCATCAAGGTGTACGAAGACGAGACCAAAG tGGTCCACGCTGTGGACGGCACCGCGGAGAACGGGATCCACCCGCTGAGCTCCTCCGAGGTAGACGAGCTCATCCACAAGGCCGACGAGGTCACGCTGAGCGAGGCGGGCtccgcggcgggggcggcggaGGCCCGGGGGGCGCCCAAGGAGGCGGCGCAGAGCACCCCGTCCAGGCGGGAGATCACCGGCGTGCAGGCCCAGCCGGGGGAGGCCACGTCGGGCCCGCCGGGCATCCAGCCCGGCCAGGAGCCCCCGGTCACCATGATCTTCATGGGCTACCAGAACGTGGAGGACGAGGCCGAGAGCCAGAAggtgctggggctgcagggcACCATCACGGCCGAGCTGGTGGTCATCGAGGACGCCGCGGAGCTCAAGGAGCCCGCCCCGCCCAACGGCAGCGCGGCCgagccccccgccgccgccgcctcccgggaGGAGAACCAGGTGGGGCCCGAGGCCCCCGCCAGCGACCCCCAGGACCTGGACACCAAGAAGCAGCGTTGTAAATGCTGCTCTATCATGTga
- the PALM gene encoding paralemmin-1 isoform X1 encodes MAACLLGCGPSFRPLLPLPCGALCALGSRWLYAPRPAPLSSWWVPGGRVAAGKGVLAAETTSQQERLQAIAEKRRWQAEMESKRRQLEDDRRQLQHLKSKALRERWLLGETSSASQGDEDMRRQMQEDEQRARLLEGSISRLQKEIEVLENAGPLATAAGDGAAAPSPAKDEKTEVALDSRQAPVGTPKAHIELVSARGSVEGGPPAGTGEKGVSNTPVRTVEGSTMMKAAMYSVEITVEKDKVTGETRVLSSTTLLPREPLPQGIKVYEDETKVVHAVDGTAENGIHPLSSSEVDELIHKADEVTLSEAGSAAGAAEARGAPKEAAQSTPSRREITGVQAQPGEATSGPPGIQPGQEPPVTMIFMGYQNVEDEAESQKVLGLQGTITAELVVIEDAAELKEPAPPNGSAAEPPAAAASREENQVGPEAPASDPQDLDTKKQRCKCCSIM; translated from the exons ATGGCCGCCTGCCTGCTGGGGTGCGGACCCAGCTTTAGGCCgctgctgcctctgccctgcGGGGCCCTGTGCGCGCTGGGGTCTCGGTGGCTGTATGCCCCTCGCCCAGCTCCACTGTCTTCCTGGTGGGTCCCTGGAGGCCGCGTGGCAGCTGGGAAAGG GGTCCTGGCGGCAGAGACCACATCCCAGCAGGAGCGGCTCCAGGCCATTGCA GAGAAGCGGAGGTGGCAGGCGGAGATGGAAAGCAAGCGTCGGCAGCTGGAGGACGACCGTCGGCAGCTACAGCACCTGAAG TCCAAGGCGTTGCGGGAGCGCTGGCTGCTGGGGGAGACGTCCTCAGCATCCCAGGGGGACGAGGACATGCGGAGACAGATGCAGGAGGACGAGCAGAGGGCGCGGCTGCTGGAGGGGTCCATCTCCAG acTCCAGAAGGAGATTGAGGTGCTGGAGAACGCGGGCCCGCTCGCCACCGCTGCTGGAGACGGCGCCGCAGCCCCGAGCCCGGCCAAGGACGAGAAGACGGAGGTGGCCCTAGATTCTCGGCAG GCCCCGGTGGGCACGCCCAAAG cacatattGAATTAGTATCCGCACGTGGGAGCGTGGAAGGAGGGCCACCAGCCGGGACTGGAG AGAAAGGAGTCTCCAACACCCCTGTGAGGACGGTCGAAGGCTCCACCATGATGAAAGCAG CCATGTACTCGGTCGAGATCACGGTGGAGAAGGACAAGGTGACGGGGGAGACCCGGGTGCTGTCCAGCACCACCTTGCTCCCTCGGGAGCCGCTCCCTCAGGGCATCAAGGTGTACGAAGACGAGACCAAAG tGGTCCACGCTGTGGACGGCACCGCGGAGAACGGGATCCACCCGCTGAGCTCCTCCGAGGTAGACGAGCTCATCCACAAGGCCGACGAGGTCACGCTGAGCGAGGCGGGCtccgcggcgggggcggcggaGGCCCGGGGGGCGCCCAAGGAGGCGGCGCAGAGCACCCCGTCCAGGCGGGAGATCACCGGCGTGCAGGCCCAGCCGGGGGAGGCCACGTCGGGCCCGCCGGGCATCCAGCCCGGCCAGGAGCCCCCGGTCACCATGATCTTCATGGGCTACCAGAACGTGGAGGACGAGGCCGAGAGCCAGAAggtgctggggctgcagggcACCATCACGGCCGAGCTGGTGGTCATCGAGGACGCCGCGGAGCTCAAGGAGCCCGCCCCGCCCAACGGCAGCGCGGCCgagccccccgccgccgccgcctcccgggaGGAGAACCAGGTGGGGCCCGAGGCCCCCGCCAGCGACCCCCAGGACCTGGACACCAAGAAGCAGCGTTGTAAATGCTGCTCTATCATGTga
- the PALM gene encoding paralemmin-1 isoform X3 — protein sequence MAACLLGCGPSFRPLLPLPCGALCALGSRWLYAPRPAPLSSWWVPGGRVAAGKGVLAAETTSQQERLQAIAEKRRWQAEMESKRRQLEDDRRQLQHLKSKALRERWLLGETSSASQGDEDMRRQMQEDEQRARLLEGSISRLQKEIEVLENAGPLATAAGDGAAAPSPAKDEKTEVALDSRQAPVGTPKEKGVSNTPVRTVEGSTMMKAAMYSVEITVEKDKVTGETRVLSSTTLLPREPLPQGIKVYEDETKVVHAVDGTAENGIHPLSSSEVDELIHKADEVTLSEAGSAAGAAEARGAPKEAAQSTPSRREITGVQAQPGEATSGPPGIQPGQEPPVTMIFMGYQNVEDEAESQKVLGLQGTITAELVVIEDAAELKEPAPPNGSAAEPPAAAASREENQVGPEAPASDPQDLDTKKQRCKCCSIM from the exons ATGGCCGCCTGCCTGCTGGGGTGCGGACCCAGCTTTAGGCCgctgctgcctctgccctgcGGGGCCCTGTGCGCGCTGGGGTCTCGGTGGCTGTATGCCCCTCGCCCAGCTCCACTGTCTTCCTGGTGGGTCCCTGGAGGCCGCGTGGCAGCTGGGAAAGG GGTCCTGGCGGCAGAGACCACATCCCAGCAGGAGCGGCTCCAGGCCATTGCA GAGAAGCGGAGGTGGCAGGCGGAGATGGAAAGCAAGCGTCGGCAGCTGGAGGACGACCGTCGGCAGCTACAGCACCTGAAG TCCAAGGCGTTGCGGGAGCGCTGGCTGCTGGGGGAGACGTCCTCAGCATCCCAGGGGGACGAGGACATGCGGAGACAGATGCAGGAGGACGAGCAGAGGGCGCGGCTGCTGGAGGGGTCCATCTCCAG acTCCAGAAGGAGATTGAGGTGCTGGAGAACGCGGGCCCGCTCGCCACCGCTGCTGGAGACGGCGCCGCAGCCCCGAGCCCGGCCAAGGACGAGAAGACGGAGGTGGCCCTAGATTCTCGGCAG GCCCCGGTGGGCACGCCCAAAG AGAAAGGAGTCTCCAACACCCCTGTGAGGACGGTCGAAGGCTCCACCATGATGAAAGCAG CCATGTACTCGGTCGAGATCACGGTGGAGAAGGACAAGGTGACGGGGGAGACCCGGGTGCTGTCCAGCACCACCTTGCTCCCTCGGGAGCCGCTCCCTCAGGGCATCAAGGTGTACGAAGACGAGACCAAAG tGGTCCACGCTGTGGACGGCACCGCGGAGAACGGGATCCACCCGCTGAGCTCCTCCGAGGTAGACGAGCTCATCCACAAGGCCGACGAGGTCACGCTGAGCGAGGCGGGCtccgcggcgggggcggcggaGGCCCGGGGGGCGCCCAAGGAGGCGGCGCAGAGCACCCCGTCCAGGCGGGAGATCACCGGCGTGCAGGCCCAGCCGGGGGAGGCCACGTCGGGCCCGCCGGGCATCCAGCCCGGCCAGGAGCCCCCGGTCACCATGATCTTCATGGGCTACCAGAACGTGGAGGACGAGGCCGAGAGCCAGAAggtgctggggctgcagggcACCATCACGGCCGAGCTGGTGGTCATCGAGGACGCCGCGGAGCTCAAGGAGCCCGCCCCGCCCAACGGCAGCGCGGCCgagccccccgccgccgccgcctcccgggaGGAGAACCAGGTGGGGCCCGAGGCCCCCGCCAGCGACCCCCAGGACCTGGACACCAAGAAGCAGCGTTGTAAATGCTGCTCTATCATGTga